The following are from one region of the Advenella mimigardefordensis DPN7 genome:
- a CDS encoding ABC transporter permease gives MRKEPYVLLTPALLLFCGMLIIPMLLVAMLSFYAFNGTTGIIPDFSFGNYITIFSDPYYGEIFLRTAGMALLVTIICLILGIPETLILARMRAPWRGIFLVMVLGPLLISVVVRTLGWSILMGRQGLINDTLLLLGLIDSPIRLTFTFTGMVIGLVHVMVPFMIISIWATLRKLDPTVEYAGRSLGGSPLTVFRRVIFPQLMPGILSGSIIVFALSASAFATPAILGGRRLKVVATAAYDEFLNSLNWPLGAAIVILLLIANIIVIMGLNRYTERKYRTIFAAGENE, from the coding sequence ATGCGTAAAGAACCCTATGTCTTGCTAACGCCCGCGCTCCTGCTGTTTTGCGGCATGCTCATCATTCCCATGCTGCTGGTTGCGATGCTGTCGTTCTATGCATTTAACGGCACCACCGGCATCATCCCGGATTTTTCGTTTGGCAACTACATAACCATCTTTTCAGACCCGTACTACGGAGAAATTTTCCTGCGCACCGCGGGCATGGCCTTGCTGGTCACGATTATCTGCCTGATTCTGGGCATTCCGGAAACGCTCATCCTCGCACGTATGCGCGCACCATGGCGCGGTATTTTCCTGGTAATGGTGCTGGGGCCTCTGCTTATTTCAGTTGTGGTGCGCACTCTGGGCTGGTCCATCCTGATGGGTCGGCAGGGCCTGATCAACGATACCCTGCTCCTGCTTGGTCTGATTGATTCGCCCATACGACTCACCTTTACGTTTACCGGTATGGTCATCGGTCTGGTGCATGTCATGGTGCCCTTCATGATTATTTCCATCTGGGCAACCCTGCGCAAGCTGGACCCTACCGTAGAATACGCCGGCCGCTCACTGGGTGGCTCGCCGCTCACGGTCTTTCGCCGGGTGATTTTCCCGCAATTGATGCCCGGCATTCTGTCTGGTTCCATCATCGTGTTCGCCCTGTCGGCATCAGCGTTCGCCACGCCTGCCATTCTGGGCGGACGCCGCCTGAAAGTGGTGGCGACGGCCGCCTATGATGAATTTCTCAATTCCCTGAACTGGCCGCTGGGCGCCGCCATCGTCATCCTTTTGCTGATCGCCAATATCATTGTCATCATGGGGCTGAATCGCTACACAGAAAGAAAGTACCGCACGATCTTTGCCGCAGGAGAAAATGAATGA
- a CDS encoding ABC transporter ATP-binding protein → MSFLSVKNLGKDYGATRVVKSMDLEIERGEFVSLLGPSGCGKTTTLQMIAGFTEPTRGQVILDGTDLTDMPPEKRDIGVVFQSYALFPHMTVQDNISFGLEMRKMAKDQRRERISEVLDMVSLSGMGERYPAQLSGGQRQRVAIARSLAIRPRLLLLDEPMSNLDAKLRENMHIELRRIQRKLGITTILVTHDQTEAMTMSDRIALMSDGCIQQLAPPLEVYHNPRTLFVSGFLGRANVFAGTITRSDKQTYQVSSEGLSFAVCLPENHPFREGKANIMIRPENVGFADPGTAGKLTGTLSEAVFLGTHWLCEVQTPLGMWFVSVQRLASQPGDTVALDWLNSDLRVIAEQQ, encoded by the coding sequence ATGAGTTTTCTTTCTGTCAAAAACCTGGGCAAAGACTACGGCGCGACGCGCGTCGTCAAGTCGATGGACCTTGAAATTGAGCGCGGTGAATTTGTCTCTCTGCTGGGTCCATCAGGCTGCGGCAAGACCACCACGCTGCAAATGATTGCGGGATTCACCGAACCCACGCGTGGCCAGGTCATTCTGGATGGTACGGATCTGACCGACATGCCGCCGGAAAAACGGGATATTGGCGTGGTGTTTCAAAGCTACGCGCTGTTTCCCCACATGACGGTTCAGGACAATATCAGTTTCGGCCTGGAAATGCGAAAAATGGCCAAAGACCAGCGCCGTGAGCGCATCAGCGAAGTGCTGGACATGGTTAGCCTGAGCGGAATGGGCGAGCGTTACCCCGCCCAGCTATCGGGCGGGCAGCGCCAGCGCGTTGCCATCGCCCGCTCACTGGCCATTCGTCCCCGGCTCCTTCTGCTGGACGAACCCATGTCCAATCTGGATGCCAAACTGCGCGAGAACATGCATATCGAGCTGCGCCGGATCCAGCGCAAACTGGGCATTACCACGATTCTGGTTACGCACGACCAGACCGAAGCGATGACCATGAGTGATCGAATTGCGCTGATGAGCGATGGCTGTATTCAGCAGCTGGCGCCACCGCTGGAGGTATACCATAACCCCAGAACGCTGTTCGTTTCCGGGTTTCTGGGCCGCGCCAATGTTTTTGCAGGCACCATTACACGCAGTGACAAGCAGACGTATCAGGTCAGCAGCGAGGGCCTGAGCTTTGCCGTCTGCCTGCCGGAAAACCACCCTTTCCGAGAGGGCAAGGCCAATATTATGATCAGGCCGGAGAATGTTGGTTTTGCCGACCCGGGTACGGCGGGCAAATTAACCGGCACGCTGTCCGAAGCCGTGTTTCTGGGCACACACTGGTTATGTGAGGTCCAAACGCCCCTGGGCATGTGGTTCGTCTCGGTCCAGCGGCTTGCTTCCCAGCCTGGTGATACAGTCGCGCTGGACTGGCTGAACAGTGATCTGCGCGTTATCGCCGAGCAGCAGTAA
- a CDS encoding ABC transporter substrate-binding protein, whose translation MTAAIAGLLVTPTSMVYAQTPTLYLGSYGGSTQKAFEEEILPAFEKANNVKVVYVPGNSTDTLGKLQAQKNNPELDVVMLDDGPMYQAMQFGFCDKIDKSAPVFKDLYPIADLGPNALGIGLVATGLFYNEEAFKKEGLTPPTSWHDLENPQFEQRMVIPPLNNTYGLHTLVKFAKLNGGDEKNPDPGFDAIIKKVNPNVLAWEPSPGGMTQLFQNGEAIIGVWGNGRVETFRSTGFPVKFVYPKEGAMVLQTAVCPVVKSDVAELSQKLVQYLASPEIQVVFARTQSWGPVNKTVKLPAEDAQRVVYGEAVNKLEKTDWDTVNAVRTQWNDRWNRTVER comes from the coding sequence ATGACAGCTGCTATTGCAGGTTTACTGGTTACGCCAACCTCGATGGTATACGCGCAAACGCCCACGTTGTATCTTGGATCATATGGCGGTTCAACGCAAAAGGCGTTTGAGGAAGAAATCCTGCCCGCTTTCGAAAAAGCCAACAACGTTAAGGTTGTTTACGTTCCAGGCAACTCAACCGATACGCTGGGCAAATTGCAGGCACAGAAAAACAATCCCGAACTGGACGTAGTCATGCTGGATGACGGCCCCATGTATCAGGCGATGCAGTTTGGCTTCTGTGACAAAATCGACAAAAGCGCCCCGGTATTCAAAGATCTTTACCCCATCGCCGATCTGGGGCCTAATGCGCTTGGTATCGGGCTGGTGGCCACCGGCCTGTTCTACAACGAAGAAGCCTTCAAAAAAGAAGGCCTGACGCCGCCCACCTCATGGCATGATCTGGAGAATCCGCAGTTCGAGCAGCGCATGGTCATTCCGCCGCTGAACAATACCTACGGCCTGCACACACTGGTGAAATTTGCCAAACTCAACGGCGGCGACGAAAAGAACCCCGATCCCGGCTTTGATGCCATTATCAAAAAGGTCAACCCGAATGTGCTGGCCTGGGAGCCTTCGCCCGGCGGTATGACGCAGCTGTTTCAGAACGGCGAAGCGATCATCGGCGTATGGGGTAACGGCCGGGTTGAAACCTTCAGGTCCACAGGCTTTCCGGTCAAGTTCGTGTATCCCAAAGAAGGGGCCATGGTATTGCAGACCGCAGTCTGTCCCGTTGTCAAAAGCGATGTCGCTGAACTGTCTCAGAAACTGGTGCAATATCTTGCCTCGCCTGAAATACAGGTGGTTTTCGCACGCACGCAGAGCTGGGGACCGGTCAACAAAACTGTGAAGCTGCCGGCAGAAGACGCGCAACGTGTGGTGTATGGCGAGGCAGTCAACAAGCTGGAAAAAACCGACTGGGACACCGTCAATGCCGTGCGCACGCAATGGAACGATCGCTGGAACCGGACGGTGGAGCGGTAA